GTGGAGGGGACGCCGGTGCTGCCGATGCGGCCACCGGTCTATGTGACGGAAGAGATGGTGGAGTTTGTGAGAGAGCGGCTTCGAGTTCGTGCGGTTGTTTGAGTGAGTTCGCTGGAGATGCAAAAGAGCCGCGGCTTTAAGGCCGCGGCTCTTTTCTTGTTGATGTGGTGCGTGGAGCTATGCGATGAGACCGTTGAGGCCATTGGGGAAGAAGACTCCCTGATGGACTGTTGCGGTTGGCGTAGTACCGGTGACGATTGCGAGGATCTGGGAGGTGTTACGGGACCAGCCCAGAGAGTTCTGATCGCAGTCGACGATGGTTGAGGCTGTTATGTTCGCGGTGGCGGTGTTGAGCGCTACCTGGGTCGTGGAGACTCCGATGTCGTCTGCCGCTGAGCCTGTGAAGGTTACAAACGGAGTTGTGATCGGGTTCTTAGGATCAGGATTGGCCAGCGAGGAGCGAGCCGCCGAGATCATCTGAGTCAACGTGCTGAGCGGTCCGGTGCCACCGCCGCCATCGAGACCGTTGATGGTGGTGCGGATGAGACCGGCGTGATAGGCCTCGACCGCGTGGATACCTACTGCAGCCGGGAGGACATTGACCTTGTCGGTGATCAAGGGGGCAGCACCGTGGTATGCGGAGACACCCACGTCCTCGAAGATATAGGCGCCGATGAGGAAGTTTGCGTCGCTTGCGAAGGGGTTGAAAGTCCCGCCTGCGATGTTCGCTGCAGCTGCGAGAGCGTTGAAGGAGTTGAACAGGTCGATGTTGGGCATCGAGACTGCCTTGGATCCGAGAGCGCCCTGGAGAAAGGTGACGTGCTTGCCTTCTTCGGTAGCTGTCTCGGTGGCATAGGCCTGAATGTACGAAAGCGCGAACGGGACCTTGGAGAAGGTCGGGCTTAAGGTGACGGTTCCAGCGGCTACGCCGTTGACGCTGACGGGGATCGGCGTCGGCAGCTTGTCGATGGTGACGCCATAGACTGCGAGGTTGTAGAACTGTGCCTCGAGATACTCCAGGTTGAGGGCGAAGTTGAGGATGTCCGAGTCACCGATGGCGGCTGCCTGGGCCTCTGCTTTGGGTGTCGTTGTTGCGCCGAAGGCAAGAGCAGCCAGCGCGGCGCCTCCCTTGGTGAGCATCTTTCGGCGGGTACTTACGATAATTTCATCGAGTTGCTGTGTCTCTAAAGTTGCCATGATGTCTCCGTCCTTAGGAAGCTGTTACTGAGATGTTGCCGTTGAGACCATTGGGAAAGAAGCCGCCCTTGGAGAGGCCCGCGCCCAGTGCGCCGTACACAATGTGCAGAACCTGGTCGGTTGTGCGGTGGAAGGCGATGGCGTTGGTGGGATCGGCCGCGACGATGCTGCTGACGCTGAGGGTGGTCT
This Tunturibacter gelidoferens DNA region includes the following protein-coding sequences:
- a CDS encoding ferritin-like domain-containing protein, with translation MATLETQQLDEIIVSTRRKMLTKGGAALAALAFGATTTPKAEAQAAAIGDSDILNFALNLEYLEAQFYNLAVYGVTIDKLPTPIPVSVNGVAAGTVTLSPTFSKVPFALSYIQAYATETATEEGKHVTFLQGALGSKAVSMPNIDLFNSFNALAAAANIAGGTFNPFASDANFLIGAYIFEDVGVSAYHGAAPLITDKVNVLPAAVGIHAVEAYHAGLIRTTINGLDGGGGTGPLSTLTQMISAARSSLANPDPKNPITTPFVTFTGSAADDIGVSTTQVALNTATANITASTIVDCDQNSLGWSRNTSQILAIVTGTTPTATVHQGVFFPNGLNGLIA